A single Meles meles chromosome 20, mMelMel3.1 paternal haplotype, whole genome shotgun sequence DNA region contains:
- the TINCR gene encoding TINCR ubiquitin domain containing isoform X2: protein MEGLRRGLSRWKRYHIKVHLADEALLLPLTVRPRDTLSDLRAQLVGQGVSSWKRTFYYNARRLDDHQTVRDVRLQDGSVLLLVSDPSWRRWSHDPGDRRCWLKERAGAGGTFRRHLPGALTSLWEASQSRGEWKKQRKWLPAFPSSR, encoded by the exons ATGGAGGGGCTGCGGCGGGGCCTGTCGCGCTGGAAGCGCTACCACATCAAGGTGCACCTGGCGGACGAGGCGCTGCTGCTGCCGCTCACCGTGCGGCCGCGGGACACGCTCAGCGACCTGCGCGCGCAGCTCGTGGGCCAGGGCGTGAGCTCCTGGAAGCGCACCTTCTACTACAACGCGCGGCGGCTGGACGACCACCAGACGGTGCGCGACGTGCGCCTGCAGGACGGCTCGGTGCTGCTGCTCGTCAGCGACCCCAG TTGGAGGAGGTGGAGTCATGACCCAGGGGACCGGAGGTGCTGGCTGAAGGagcgggctggggctgggggcaccTTCCGGAGGCACCTCCCAGGAGCCCTGACATCACTCTGG GAGGCCTCCCAGTCCCGAGGTGAATGGAAAAAGCAACGAAAGTGGCTCCCAGCATTCCCATCTTCCAGATGA
- the TINCR gene encoding TINCR ubiquitin domain containing isoform X1, translated as MEGLRRGLSRWKRYHIKVHLADEALLLPLTVRPRDTLSDLRAQLVGQGVSSWKRTFYYNARRLDDHQTVRDVRLQDGSVLLLVSDPSWRRWSHDPGDRRCWLKERAGAGGTFRRHLPGALTSLWYWPDLPTSCCLGHAPRSPRPGRDLACTCSGPASRGESA; from the exons ATGGAGGGGCTGCGGCGGGGCCTGTCGCGCTGGAAGCGCTACCACATCAAGGTGCACCTGGCGGACGAGGCGCTGCTGCTGCCGCTCACCGTGCGGCCGCGGGACACGCTCAGCGACCTGCGCGCGCAGCTCGTGGGCCAGGGCGTGAGCTCCTGGAAGCGCACCTTCTACTACAACGCGCGGCGGCTGGACGACCACCAGACGGTGCGCGACGTGCGCCTGCAGGACGGCTCGGTGCTGCTGCTCGTCAGCGACCCCAG TTGGAGGAGGTGGAGTCATGACCCAGGGGACCGGAGGTGCTGGCTGAAGGagcgggctggggctgggggcaccTTCCGGAGGCACCTCCCAGGAGCCCTGACATCACTCTGG TACTGGCCTGACCTCCCGACCAGCTGCTGCCTTGGACACGCCCCCCGGAGTCCCAGGCCCGGCAGGGACCTAGCATGTACCTGCTCAGGCCCAGCCAGCAGGGGGGAGTCTGCGTGA